In the genome of Girardinichthys multiradiatus isolate DD_20200921_A chromosome 7, DD_fGirMul_XY1, whole genome shotgun sequence, one region contains:
- the chpfa gene encoding chondroitin sulfate synthase 2: MRFSVFISVLRSLGPVVIGISLGFTLSLLSVSWTEEGCPLEGKEGEDVASGHDGLLKGARKPNSISTGNDVESEEDFEPRIVPYKQVQQSAPKKVFRAKYISTELGMRERLFAGVLTSKNTINTLGVAVNRTISHHLDTVVFFTGSRNRKVPHGMIVVSHGDERLIWNMFQTIRYVLDHYINEYDWFYFVQDDAYTEADRIRELVEHLSMDRELYMGSPEEFIGGEMEGKYCYGGFGYLLSRSLLLRLQIFLENCRNDILSSRPDEWLGRCIIDYTSNNCVSEYEGLEYHHYELGKNSDPSKEQNKKFKRALTVHPVSDPEQMYRLHRYFSEIELQKTYNEIAKLQAEIKNVSWLAFEGNRSAQWPVGVNPPFEPKSRFEVLKWEYFTEEEIYSCIDGAPKCELRGIDKTDVADVIDTAVEELNKKYMPTLHLKKQQLINGYRRFDPTRGMEYTLDLQLEVVNQKGHSRSITKRVHLVRPLSLIEIIPMPYVTEATRVHIIIPLTAEDRSFVNHFLEVFASNAFETSENAILTFLFIYDPEEAQHVNHNDIFADVKNQINVYERKYPTVKIPWISVKTEIPSQIKFMDIISKKHPVDTLFFLAHVNTNINTEFLNRCRMNSINNWQVFFPIHFQEYNPDVAYHNQPSPATVDLVKDAGHFDRRSFDEACFYNSDYMATRSRMVADVQENEDILENLDIYDIFVKYSGLHVFRAVEPALHQQYRYQSCNPKLSEDVYHRCIQSNMEGIGSRSQLAMLLFEQEQGNST, encoded by the exons ATGAgattttcagtgtttatttctgtgctGCGGTCGCTCGGCCCGGTGGTAATCGGCATTTCATTGGGCTTCACGTTGAGTTTGCTGAGCGTAAGCTGGACGGAAGAAGGGTGTCCCCTGGAGGGGAAGGAGGGCGAGGATGTGGCTTCGGGTCATGATGGACTCCTCAAAGGAGCCCGAAAGCCCAACTCCATTTCCACCGGCAACGATGTGGAGTCCGAAGAGGATTTCGAGCCAAGAATAGTCCCATACAAACAAGTCCAACAGAGTGCTCCAAAGAAAGTTTTCAG GGCTAAATACATAAGCACGGAGCTTGGGATGCGAGAGCGCCTGTTTGCTGGAGTACTGACCTCCAAAAACACCATCAACACTCTAGGCGTAGCGGTGAACCGCACCATAAGCCACCACCTGGACACTGTGGTCTTCTTCACTGGCTCGCGCAACCGCAAAGTCCCCCACGGCATGATTGTGGTCTCCCACGGAGACGAGAGGCTGATATGGAACATGTTTCAGACCATAAGGTATGTTTTAGACCATTACATCAACGAGTATGACTGGTTCTACTTCGTCCAAGACGACGCCTACACGGAAGCCGACAGGATCAGAGAGCTGGTGGAGCACCTGAGCATGGATCGAGAGCTGTACATGGGCAGTCCCGAAGAGTTCATTGGCGGGGAGATGGAAGGGAAGTATTGCTACGGGGGTTTTGGGTACCTCCTGTCGCGCAGCTTACTCCTGCGACTTCAGATCTTCCTGGAAAACTGCAGGAATGACATCCTGAGCTCCAGGCCAGATGAGTGGCTTGGTAGATGCATCATTGATTACACCAGCAACAACTGTGTCAGTGAATATGAG gggCTTGAGTACCACCATTACGAGCTTGGAAAAAACTCTGATCCAagtaaagaacaaaacaaaaagttcaagagggctCTGACTGTTCATCCGGTGTCTGATCCTGAACAAATGTACCGGCTGCACAGATACTTCTCTGAGATTGAGCTCCAGAAGACTTACAATGAGATCGCTAAGCTGCAG GCGGAGATTAAAAATGTCAGCTGGCTCGCTTTTGAAGGCAACCGCAGCGCCCAGTGGCCAGTGGGGGTCAATCCACCTTTTGAGCCTAAATCTCGGTTTGAAGTTCTTAAGTGGGAGTACTTCACAGAGGAGGAGATTTATTCGTGCATCGACGGTGCTCCTAAATGTGAGCTGCGCGGCATTGATAAAACAGATGTGGCAGACGTCATAGACACAGCCGTAGAGGAGCTGAACAAAAAGTACATGCCCACATTACATCTGAAGAAGCAGCAGCTGATTAATGGATACAGACGCTTCGACCCCACCAGGGGCATGGAGTACACCTTAGACCTTCAGCTCGAGGTTGTTAATCAGAAAGGTCACAGCCGGTCCATCACCAAGAGAGTCCACCTTGTGCGACCTTTAAGCCTCATAGAGATCATTCCCATGCCCTATGTCACTGAAGCTACAAGGGTTCACATCATTATACCGCTCACTGCAGAAGACCGGAGCTTTGTCAACCATTTTCTAGAAGTCTTTGCTTCCAACGCCTTTGAGACGAGTGAAAATGCAATCTTGACGTTTCTGTTCATTTATGACCCCGAAGAAGCTCAACACGTTAACCACAACGATATATTTGCTGATGTGAAGAATCAGATAAATGTTTACGAGCGAAAATACCCCACAGTAAAAATCCCCTGGATAAGTGTCAAGACAGAAATACCTTCACAGATTAAATTCATGGACATCATCTCAAAAAAACACCCAGTGGACACTTTGTTCTTCCTGGCCCACGTCAACACAAACATCAACACTGAATTTCTAAACCGCTGTCGCATGAATTCAATAAACAACTGGCAGGTGTTCTTCCCCATCCATTTCCAGGAGTACAATCCTGACGTGGCCTATCACAACCAGCCAAGTCCGGCCACAGTAGATCTGGTAAAAGACGCGGGACATTTTGACCGCAGGTCATTCGATGAGGCGTGCTTTTACAACTCTGACTACATGGCTACGCGATCTCGAATGGTGGCGGACGTCCAAGAGAACGAGGATATTCTTGAGAACCTGGACATCTATGACATATTTGTTAAGTATTCAGGTCTGCATGTATTCCGAGCTGTTGAGCCAGCTCTTCACCAGCAGTACCGCTACCAGTCCTGCAACCCAAAACTCAGTGAAGACGTCTACCATAGGTGTATTCAGAGTAACATGGAGGGCATTGGTTCCCGGTCGCAGCTCGCCATGCTGCTTTTTGAGCAAGAACAAGGAAACAGTACTTGA